ataaaatagagttcaatatgaaatcatagcaatttgattcactcaaaacggatttaaaatgaagaagttatgggtaaaacaagattggataatttttctcattttagctacgtgaaaattggtaacaaatctattccaaccataacttaatcaacttgtattgtatattatgtaatcttgagataccatagatacgtatacaatgtttcgacctatcatgtcgacacatctatatatatttcggaacaaccatagacactctatatgtgaatgttggagttagctatacagggttgaggttgattccaaaatatatatagtttgagttgtgatcaatactgagatacgtatacactgggtcgtggattgattcaagataatatttatcgatttatttctgtacatctaactgtggacaactagttgtaggttactaacgaggacagctgacttaataaacttaaaacatcaaaatatattaaaagtgttgtaaatatattttgaacatactttgatatatatgtatatattgttataggttcgtgaatcaaccagtggccaagtcttacttcccgacgaagtaaaaatctgtgaaagtgagttatagtcccacttttaaaatctaatatttttgggatgagaatacatgcaggttttataaatgatttacaaaatagacacaagtacgtgaaactacattctatgcttgaattatcgaaatcgaatatacccctttttattaagtctggtaatctaagaattagggaacaaacaccctaattgacgcgaatcctaaagatagatctattgggcctaacaaaccccatccaaagtaccagatgctttagtacttcgaaatttatatcatatccgaagggtgtcccggaatgatggggatattcttatatatgcatcttgttaatgtcggttaccaggtgttcaccatatgaatgatttttatctctatgtatgggatgtgtattgaaatatgaaatcttgtggtctattattatgatgtgatatatataggttaaacctataactcaccaacatttttgttgacgttttaagcatgtttattctcaggtgattattaagagcttccgctgtcgcatacttaaataaggacgagatttggagtccatgcttgtatgatattgtgtaaaaactgcattcaagaaacttattttgttgtaacatatttgtattgtaaaccattatgtaatggtcgtgtgtaaacaggatattttagattatcattatttgataatctacgtaaagctttttaaaacctttattgatgaaataaaggttatggtttgttttaaaatgaatgcagtctttgaaaaacatctcatatagaggtcaaaacctcacaacgaaatcaattaatatggaacgtttttaatcaataagaacgggacatttcagacgggGCCGGTGCCGGTCTGATACTTACCAGCCCAGACGGTGAAGAACACACCTACGCCTTACGTTTCGCTTTCCATGTTTCtaacaatgaagcagaatatgaagCGTTACTCTCTGGGTTACGTATTGCAGAACAGATGGGTATTAAGGCATTGAAAGTGGCGGTCGATTCACAGCTGGTAGCAAATCAGTTGAACGGAACGTTCGAAGCCAGAGATCATGCAATGCAAAAATATTTGAAACTGGTGGAAGAATTGGCCAACAAATTTGATTCTTTTTCAATCACGCAAGTGCCACGATCAATGAACAAGAAAGCTGACGCCCCTCAGCAAACTTGCTTCATTGACGTTCAGCCACTTCACTAAGGGTGGAAGTTGTCTGTCAAAAATCCACCGACGTGGTACATGTATCAAGCCGTTGCGC
This genomic window from Rutidosis leptorrhynchoides isolate AG116_Rl617_1_P2 chromosome 2, CSIRO_AGI_Rlap_v1, whole genome shotgun sequence contains:
- the LOC139888863 gene encoding uncharacterized protein, which translates into the protein MADFMLEFINSGPLPAVNETAPQTVTWELFTDGASSSDDGAGAGLILTSPDGEEHTYALRFAFHVSNNEAEYEALLSGLRIAEQMGIKALKVAVDSQLVANQLNGTFEARDHAMQKYLKLVEELANKFDSFSITQVPRSMNKKADAPQQTCFIDVQPLH